The following is a genomic window from Neodiprion virginianus isolate iyNeoVirg1 chromosome 1, iyNeoVirg1.1, whole genome shotgun sequence.
tatcttaaaaataaacttgctcataaaatatttcagggcATAACATAACCTCGAGACACCAAACCGTGCCACATGCGACAGGCGTCGAATGAAATGTCAATTTACATAGCTATATGGGTAAAATACCCGAAATCAAACTAAGTTCAGTCATATGGTTTTATCACTTTTTAACCAATGACGTAGCAGTGAACCATGTGATGCATTAGTTCCATTACGGCTGTTAAAGCGCTGGTGTCGATTTTCGACTGCTTCTAACCGACTCTGCCGAGAATGCTAATCACTAGTCAGCCATCCAGTTAGAATAGAGATCAGTGATCACTACTGAGTCCTAATGCTCGCGTGCGTGATTGGATCGCCTTAAGTAGCAGCGCCCTCTAACACGAAATAAGTTTTAAGAGCTCATGTCGACAATCGATCTATGTATGTTTGCCTGTTTGGTTTATACTGGCAGTGGATAAGACTACTGATGCACGACACGAGGGATATGTAAAACACTTATATCGTGTCAGAAAGCGCTACGATATTGGGGACACGAAAAATTCGAGGCTGGGTCCACCTGGCTCCTCTTTGTCCGATGTTACCTGGAAAATGGCAGATTAGTAGGATCATCGACGAATTTCATCAGGGTCGTGTACGTCAATTGAGGTTTTTAGTCTTTGGGTCCGCCGTATGAGAGcgtacatgcatacgtacgATAGCACGAAAAAAAACGGAACAGGTGAAAAAAGATAAGAAGAGAGTCTTCAAAGTGCGTACGGTGTGTCTGTGGTAGTGATAGTGCTGATGTATTGAAGATAAAAACGGAGTCGTGGCGTTAAATGGTGTTTGTTAACCAGGATTAACGTACTTGAATAATTTCCGGCCTCGAGACTAAAGATTCGCTCTAAAATATGGTAAGTAGTCGTTGCAAAGTTCTGTATTTAACACCCATTGTTCTCCAACAATTATGACGCTGAATTTTCGTATTCTAATTGTCggttatattttctttctctcagATGCAGTTCATGCTACTATTCAGTCGTCAGGGTAAGCTACGACTACAAAAATGGTACGTGGCTCATCCcgacaaattgaaaaagaagataaCTCGCGAATTGATCACAACGATATTGGCCCGAAAACCTAAAATGTCTAGTTTTCTTGAATGGAAGGATGTCAAGGTTGTGTACAAAAGGTACGTTGAACGATGGAACTGTAGTTAATTCTGCCTCCCACTTTTCACAGTTTATCTAGCGATTGGAtgaatctttaaaaaaaaaattatcgttcgCTATTACTAAAAGCCACGGAATTTAACATAAAGATAACTTTATTAGAATACTaacgtaaataatataaaattactTGTCGTTTTCAAATCCATTCACCATTTCAGTACAATTTTATCTCTCTTCGGTTTCAGATATGCCAGCCTCTATTTTTGCTGTGCCATTGAACAAAACGATAATGAATTGCTGACgcttgaaattattcatcgatACGTTGAACTGTTGGACAAATACTTTGGCAGTGTAAGTAGTATCGATGTTCTTCAAAAATTAGATCAGTTTTATTGTTTGTTGTACATCTCAACGATCAGCACAGCTGCAAgttgaaatattcaaacattaCAAAGGTTAGAGACTTTCTTTAAAGAAACGGACAGTTATGCTGACTTGTATTTTGCGTAATGTACTACGTATACATCAATTCACCAATCATATTTTACTATCTGCTATCGATAATTACAAAATCTGTAAAACTGCCAGCACAAAAGCTGAGGCATTAAATATTGACCTTATAACCAAAGCGGTAGAGATTAATGGTTATTGATAATGCGCAGGTATGCGAGTTGGACATAATCTTCAATTTCGAAAAGGCCTATTTCATATTGGACGAGCTTTTGGTCGGTGGGGAGATACAGGAGACGAGCAAAAAGAATGTACTGAAGGCTATCGCTGCCCAGGATCTACTGCAGGAGGTTAGTCACGGGGATGTACCCATTGAGTTGTGACCTGTCTTATTTATTACCATTGTTGCAAGATAATGTTTCCTTATGTTCACATCCGTTTTCATGGATTGTTCTAGAGAGTATATGTAAATGCAGATTTATGAACCGCTAAAAAAGATTATGAACATTCGCCGTGGTTAgcgaaacaaatttttatttttatttcaacaattctGCAATTACTTGTGTATTGATatcattgaaatttaatatttattgcatAACCAAAATAGTAcaaacatattttattcctatTTCTGCAGTGTAGAAGCATTATGTAGTCAAGTTGCGTGTTGCCGATATGTAATAACTGACCTAGAACAATCCATTATATCCGCCTAATCCTATGGTAGTTGTGTGTTGCGTTTCTAACAGCAAGATTATTAACATACGAATTTACAGCACGTTCGAGGTATAgactattattataataacattgTGTACAGAGCTTAACAAATATTGATcaaatagagagaaagagaagaaaacaaaactgtTAGCTTCCAGATCTATGCGTACCGTATGTGAAGTTTTAAGCATAATATCAGAACGTATTGTAATATACGATACAAAACCATTAGaacaaagaaataacaaaagaTGTCACGTTTTACACGTGCTTACTATATCTATATTTATGGGATTAATAACTCTCTTGACGTGCCAATAATGATGCAATGTATTCCTTTttttgtatcttttttttgGCTCTCAGTCAAACACGGTCATCTTGTAGTGGTAATGCACAAGCAtgggtaaaatttattcaaagtgCATCGAGCACATCGGATCTCAAATAGGGTTCGTGACTGTATATTACGATTGGAGAAGATAAGCCAATTCTTGCACTATTATATTAACAATTTACAAGTTTTTCCGGAAGCCATAACATTTACAGTGTGCTATAGTTTAATGTGTTTATAAGAATATGTGACGTCATATTTTACGTGCATGTCCATTAAATACCTGTAATCGTTACTCTGTgattgaaatatataatatagttTTTATTATCGCGCGTAGAGGGCATGccaaaatgtaaaattactCGTTTAAACtaaacatatatatgtatacagataCATTATATTTGATCTAATTTAATTTGTATTTAGTATTTTATGTATAGAGAGCTTGTACATTTTCTCCTATTAATTTAAACGGGTTTTTATTTACTGATGCACTAAAACATTGCTGTCTACAGTactgaatattatatttcatatttttaaagtGGCATTTCTATGGTTTTCAGTGTAATATTTGTACAGAAGTCTTTGTCGAATCGAGTAAGAACAATgcgtaaataaatgaatgcaGGAAATGCGTAAAAATTTAGATAACGAATTCAGGTATAGCTTTTTTCACGTTGAGAGAAGGGCAGTGAACAAAAGATAAGATACTGAGAAAACTGAAGTTCCAGTTCACACTTGAAATACTTTTAATATAAGTTTATCATATTCGAATCAGGTTCGAATACTTTGTTATGAATCAGATTGTTGACGATTCATTGAaggaattttgaaaaccaaTAACAATATCATCTTTCATTCATAATAGCGGTTCTGTTTggtaaaattgtatttatatatgcTGTTTTTATAAGTTATATAAAGTTTTCGTAATGATAAGGTATTTTTCATGGTCATAACGACAGGCAAAGGTATTTAtgatcgtaatttttttttctttttggcaaaaaaatgaAGCAATAATCATCCCATGGAATGAAGCAGACAAATTATgttcatgtaaaaaatatttctgctgCATAATAGgagaaatatgcaaaaaagtGAAGGtctagaaaagaaaatgttcaGGCGATGAAAATGTCTTCGAAATTAATGGCAATATCCATTCGAAGAAAATTATCTTTAGCTGCTTATCGTACATAAGTAACATAAATTGAGtgttatatatatttcttgtACACAGCATCTTGAGACTGCTGTCCTGAAACGGTTTAAACGCAGTTTGCCATTATTAtccagtaatttttttataatccaaATTGTCGAACAATGATTAAGTACCGAcacatattgaaaaaaaagtaatgacTATATGATGTACAATCGGCCTGTCTTCTTTTTAAAAATGCGTCGAGCATTCGCTTACGTAACACATCACACTGTATACACGGTATGAAACAGTATTAAGGGTGCAAGCGAAAATGTTGTTTGATAGTAGACGGTGTATATCGTATAATGCACTGCCCTCGGTCAAATGATTATCTACTTTGGCGAGTAATAGTCAACTTTCATCATATTAAATGAAAGTCCAAATTACTTAACGTCAATACAACAATTATTGTATGTTTTGAATTCTCTATATTTGCTTTGCATGTAACGCGAGTAGATGTTTTTcactttcgttatttttattttttgcaaaatcttttatatttccaaaaaatatttttatgatgCAATACTTTATCGTTTCCTagcataataattttcattaatgccttaataatatattgcacatttgttttataattatttatttatacatttttatagatGTACGTTGCTAGTTATTATGATTCTTATCTTGCCACTACTTGCGAGCTTAATACTTATTGcgcattttatttattcttgtttATTATAGTGCCATAGGTTGTGGAgattcttttgtttttaagtATATATTTGCAAAGATTGAGCGCCTTGGATTTGCCATCTTTGAATTATCAATTCCATCCAAGCTCCAAGTTCTAGTCGATCGAATTCGTCTCTCCgtatatatcaatattttttttctcacatctCGTTAGTCGCCTTCGCCACATTTCGCGGTACGTGAATCTCCCAAAGAATTCGCCGTCTTGTCATTGTAGCTTAAACAGTTAGTAATGGAAATGTATGTCTACGTTTATGCATGTCTGTGCCCGCGCAAATTAGACCAATTTGACAATAACGCGTAGATCACATCCTATAGCTTTAATGTTCAATTATCAGCCGTGAAATATTTGGTTGATAAGATTTTGTATATTGGCATGCACGCCCTTAATTTGCCCTTAGAAATATTGAACTGAAATTAAACTGATCGTACATGCTTCTATTTTCTAGTTACACAATACATATTATTACAATCATCTTCGGCAATATATTttgactttttattttccttaaataTTTTGGCGTGTTAAAATGCAACTGAAATTTCTACTTAAAACGCTAACTATTACCACTTGCACTTTTAGTGGTTGTAAAACGAGTgaacaaataattacaaaaacgAATGATAACATTGCCGGAATGCGTAATACATATTTAATACATTTGTACCGACCGACTTGAGAATAATATCCGTGTgagcgtttaaaaaaaaaaaaaacaaaaaaaaaaccgaaattatatttaataaactGGTATATTTGACGGTGAAACAAGTCACATTCAACtacgaatttcaatttaattagaATGTTTTGATTTTCTGGCCATAGAAATGCTGCTGTATATACAATACGTTAATGGGATGTTTTACGATGTAATAATCctttgtttctaatttttaataaatgaatatttaccAATCGTGCGTATGCTTtgatatatttacaatttacacAATCTCACGGTATTGATAAGTAACGTATATAGGATGCGTattgaatttgtttattaGAAAT
Proteins encoded in this region:
- the LOC124296817 gene encoding AP-1 complex subunit sigma-2 isoform X1, translated to MMQFMLLFSRQGKLRLQKWYVAHPDKLKKKITRELITTILARKPKMSSFLEWKDVKVVYKRYASLYFCCAIEQNDNELLTLEIIHRYVELLDKYFGSVCELDIIFNFEKAYFILDELLVGGEIQETSKKNVLKAIAAQDLLQEPFIILFQEETPQGFFEDHGLG
- the LOC124296817 gene encoding AP-1 complex subunit sigma-2 isoform X3; protein product: MMQFMLLFSRQGKLRLQKWYVAHPDKLKKKITRELITTILARKPKMSSFLEWKDVKVVYKRYASLYFCCAIEQNDNELLTLEIIHRYVELLDKYFGSVCELDIIFNFEKAYFILDELLVGGEIQETSKKNVLKAIAAQDLLQEDEAVEGALREIGLL
- the LOC124296817 gene encoding AP-1 complex subunit sigma-2 isoform X2: MMQFMLLFSRQGKLRLQKWYVAHPDKLKKKITRELITTILARKPKMSSFLEWKDVKVVYKRYASLYFCCAIEQNDNELLTLEIIHRYVELLDKYFGSVCELDIIFNFEKAYFILDELLVGGEIQETSKKNVLKAIAAQDLLQEEETPQGFFEDHGLG